One window from the genome of Bubalus kerabau isolate K-KA32 ecotype Philippines breed swamp buffalo chromosome 17, PCC_UOA_SB_1v2, whole genome shotgun sequence encodes:
- the LOC129631284 gene encoding high mobility group protein B3-like — protein sequence MSAYAFFVQMCRKEHKKKNPEVPVNFAEFSKKCSERWKTMSGKDKSKFNEMAKADKVRYDWEMKDYGPAKGGKKKKDPNAPKRPPSGFFLFCSEFRSKIKSANPGISSGDVAKKLGEMWNNLSDSEKQPDINKAAKLKEKYEKDVADCKSKGKFDGAKGAAKVARKKVEEEDEEDEEEEDE from the coding sequence ATGTCTGCTTATGCCTTCTTTGTGCAGATGTGCAGAAAGGAACATAAGAAGAAAAACCCAGAGGTCCCTGTCaattttgctgaattttccaagaaATGCTCTGAGAGGTGGAAGACTATGTCCGGGAAAGATAAGTCGAAGTTCAATGAAATGGCAAAGGCGGATAAAGTGCGCTATGATTGGGAAATGAAGGATTACGGACCAGCTAAGGGAGGCAAGAAGAAGAAGGACCCTAATGCCCCCAAGAGACCACCGTCTGGATTTTTCCTATTCTGCTCTGAATTCCGCTCCAAGATCAAATCTGCTAACCCTGGTATCTCTAGTGGAGATGTGGCAAAGAAGCTGGGTGAGATGTGGAATAACTTAAGTGACAGTGAGAAGCAGCCAGATATCAACAAGGCAGCGAAGCTGAAGGAGAAGTATGAGAAGGATGTCGCAGACTGTAAGTCTAAAGGGAAGTTTGATGGCGCCAAGGGTGCTGCTAAAGTTGCCCGGAAAAAGGTGGAAGAGGAAGATGaagaggatgaggaggaggaggatgaataa